In Planctomycetota bacterium, one genomic interval encodes:
- a CDS encoding CHASE2 domain-containing protein, with amino-acid sequence MAMTRVERQRWTHTMLVGLALTALVFAADRAGWLTPAEYWLYHRRVAYFQFFTPPPSDKFVHLDIDDAALEVVGSWPWPRRRLAEILDELHLAGTDALAMDVIFGEPQEPRYGIDAEGKPTELIDDDAEFERAVREFGRVLIPIAITPTPHVATNPLKDAMQTLLTTNLELDLPQVVKILSPTNDLIAHGGPELTDYYIQARKGAMYERIDALLSHDDLTFPQAAAQLLPHENLYVTTPVLRLFERQFRHVQAIHSLDKFSKPMRPELPQMLHGYEDIAPITRLARAAAMSGYVTYVPFSDGVVRGVPLWIEYRGRLYPQFSLALACLTMGVDVKDLIITDHTVIIPKPDGTQVVIPTRQHYIEAAGRSYSGFVEIPWFGPREDWKDMYDFPDYREPRQHVPLNTVWSVIEIRERLAGNNHQIDFAVSKLLPLLDGAKATAYAAQIPPLDDFSARIPTIEYILANAADYMKFYEEMKPEELRDEDKAFMNLYRGLKGVLQINRTLEQSLHDKRDLLKQIFQGKAVLMGWTATAAAADFVPTSLHSRCPGVVVHGMIYNGILNGDLWKAAPLWFTPTVILVLGAMTTFLVTSFSPARAAVAAVSILLGWTLLNCLVMFDYGNIVADLGSPAFAVIAAWAGCTVMRFIAERAERARITRRFRAYVDPALVSYVIEHPEQAHLAGTQKEMSVVFTDLAGFTTLSERLGEKTVELLNEYMGLMVPLIRARGGFVNKFLGDGIMFFFSAPLDNPHHAQHAIETVMAMQQAMDPFNETLTQRNLPNVKMRAGIATGLMIVGDAGPPDASDYTVLGDVVNLAARLESANKAVGSLTMLSSRTAELAEGKFLFRPVGRLQVVGKSAGVLTYNPLCLIEAATDRQRELVTMTQTMVDAYVASQWWECINAADMLDAMFSPDKLTDLYRQTCRKYLVTPPKDFAGQLVLSEK; translated from the coding sequence ATGGCCATGACGCGTGTAGAACGGCAGCGATGGACGCACACCATGCTCGTGGGCCTGGCGCTGACGGCGCTGGTGTTTGCGGCCGATCGCGCCGGCTGGCTGACGCCCGCCGAATACTGGCTCTACCATCGCCGCGTCGCCTACTTTCAGTTCTTCACGCCGCCGCCGTCGGACAAGTTCGTGCACCTGGACATCGACGACGCGGCGCTGGAGGTCGTCGGTTCGTGGCCCTGGCCGCGGCGGCGCCTGGCGGAGATTCTTGACGAGCTTCATCTGGCGGGCACCGATGCGCTGGCGATGGACGTGATTTTCGGCGAGCCCCAGGAGCCGCGCTACGGCATCGACGCGGAGGGCAAGCCCACCGAACTCATCGACGATGACGCCGAGTTCGAACGCGCGGTGCGCGAGTTCGGCCGGGTGCTCATTCCCATCGCCATCACGCCGACGCCGCATGTCGCCACCAATCCCCTCAAGGACGCGATGCAGACGCTGTTGACGACGAACCTGGAGTTGGATCTCCCGCAGGTCGTCAAGATCCTCTCGCCGACCAACGACCTGATCGCGCACGGCGGACCGGAGTTGACCGACTACTACATTCAGGCGCGCAAGGGCGCGATGTACGAGCGGATCGATGCGCTGCTTTCGCACGACGACCTGACGTTTCCGCAGGCGGCGGCGCAGCTTCTTCCGCATGAGAACCTGTATGTGACGACGCCGGTGCTGCGGCTCTTTGAGCGGCAGTTCCGCCACGTGCAGGCGATCCACTCGCTCGACAAGTTCTCCAAGCCGATGCGGCCCGAGCTGCCGCAGATGCTCCACGGCTACGAAGACATCGCGCCGATCACGCGCCTGGCGCGCGCGGCGGCGATGAGCGGGTACGTCACCTACGTCCCCTTCAGCGACGGCGTCGTCCGAGGCGTGCCCCTGTGGATCGAATACCGCGGCCGGCTCTACCCGCAGTTCAGTCTTGCGCTGGCGTGTCTGACGATGGGCGTGGACGTCAAGGACCTGATCATCACCGATCACACCGTCATCATCCCCAAACCCGACGGTACGCAGGTCGTCATCCCCACGCGTCAGCACTACATCGAGGCGGCGGGCCGAAGCTACTCGGGCTTCGTCGAGATTCCCTGGTTCGGGCCGCGCGAGGACTGGAAGGACATGTACGACTTTCCCGACTATCGCGAGCCGCGCCAGCACGTGCCGCTCAATACCGTCTGGAGCGTCATCGAGATTCGCGAACGGCTCGCAGGCAACAATCACCAGATCGACTTCGCCGTCAGCAAGCTGTTGCCGCTGCTCGATGGGGCGAAAGCGACGGCGTACGCGGCGCAGATCCCGCCGCTCGATGATTTTTCCGCGCGCATTCCGACCATCGAGTATATCCTCGCCAATGCCGCCGACTACATGAAGTTTTACGAGGAAATGAAGCCCGAGGAACTACGCGACGAAGACAAGGCGTTCATGAATCTGTATCGCGGGCTCAAGGGCGTCCTTCAGATCAATCGAACGCTCGAACAGTCGCTGCACGACAAGCGTGACCTGCTCAAGCAGATCTTTCAGGGCAAAGCCGTGCTCATGGGTTGGACCGCCACGGCGGCGGCGGCCGACTTCGTGCCCACTTCGCTGCATTCGCGCTGCCCCGGCGTCGTCGTGCACGGCATGATCTACAACGGCATCCTCAACGGCGACCTTTGGAAGGCCGCCCCCCTCTGGTTCACGCCGACCGTCATCCTCGTCCTCGGTGCGATGACCACGTTTCTCGTCACCAGCTTCTCGCCCGCCCGGGCGGCCGTCGCGGCCGTGAGCATCCTGCTCGGCTGGACGCTTCTCAACTGCCTGGTCATGTTCGACTACGGCAACATCGTCGCCGACCTGGGCTCCCCGGCCTTCGCCGTCATCGCCGCATGGGCCGGCTGCACCGTCATGCGCTTCATCGCCGAACGCGCCGAACGCGCCCGCATCACCCGCCGCTTCCGCGCCTACGTCGACCCCGCCCTCGTCAGCTACGTGATCGAGCACCCCGAACAGGCCCATCTCGCCGGCACGCAGAAGGAGATGAGCGTCGTCTTCACCGACCTGGCCGGGTTCACGACCCTTTCCGAACGCCTCGGTGAAAAGACCGTCGAGCTGCTCAATGAGTACATGGGCCTGATGGTCCCCCTCATCCGCGCCCGCGGCGGATTCGTCAACAAGTTCCTCGGCGACGGCATCATGTTCTTCTTCAGCGCCCCCCTCGACAATCCCCACCACGCCCAGCACGCCATCGAAACCGTCATGGCCATGCAGCAGGCCATGGACCCCTTCAACGAAACGCTCACCCAGCGCAACCTCCCCAACGTCAAGATGCGCGCCGGCATCGCCACCGGGCTCATGATCGTCGGCGACGCCGGCCCGCCCGACGCCTCCGACTACACCGTGCTCGGCGACGTCGTGAACCTCGCCGCACGACTCGAATCCGCCAACAAAGCCGTCGGCTCGCTGACCATGCTCTCCTCCCGCACCGCCGAACTCGCCGAGGGCAAGTTCCTCTTCCGACCGGTCGGCCGGCTTCAGGTCGTCGGCAAGTCGGCGGGCGTCCTCACCTACAACCCGCTGTGTCTCATCGAAGCCGCGACCGACCGTCAGCGCGAGCTGGTGACGATGACGCAGACGATGGTCGACGCCTACGTCGCCTCCCAGTGGTGGGAGTGCATCAACGCCGCCGACATGCTCGACGCCATGTTCAGCCCCGACAAACTGACCGACCTCTACCGCCAAACCTGCCGCAAATACCTCGTCACTCCCCCCAAGGATTTCGCCGGCCAGCTTGTGCTCAGCGAAAAGTAA
- a CDS encoding sigma-70 family RNA polymerase sigma factor: protein MISLKSDARRLLPMHEPNADAAERFIRLFMANERRIYTYILALLPNLADADDVLQETSVVLWRKFADYQPGTSFTAWAFAIARNKVMTHLQTRRRSRLKFDQSLIDAMSRELESMTQEMDQRHAALAECMAELPARDRDLIRRRYEIGATVKAIAEAVGRPVQGLYKAFARIEDALHDCVNRKTGADKL from the coding sequence ATGATTTCCTTAAAGTCTGATGCGAGGCGACTTTTGCCGATGCACGAGCCCAACGCCGATGCCGCGGAGCGGTTCATCCGCCTTTTCATGGCCAACGAGCGCCGCATCTACACCTACATCCTGGCGCTGCTGCCCAATCTCGCCGACGCGGACGATGTGCTTCAGGAGACCAGCGTCGTTCTCTGGCGCAAGTTCGCCGACTATCAGCCCGGCACGAGCTTCACCGCATGGGCCTTCGCCATCGCGCGCAACAAGGTGATGACCCACTTGCAGACCCGCCGGCGGAGTCGGCTCAAGTTCGATCAGTCGCTCATTGACGCCATGAGCCGCGAGCTCGAATCGATGACGCAGGAGATGGACCAGCGTCATGCCGCCCTGGCCGAGTGCATGGCCGAACTTCCGGCGCGGGATCGCGATCTGATTCGCCGGCGCTATGAAATCGGCGCGACGGTGAAGGCGATCGCCGAAGCGGTGGGCCGGCCGGTGCAGGGGCTCTACAAGGCGTTCGCCCGCATCGAGGACGCGCTGCACGACTGCGTCAACCGCAAGACCGGAGCGGATAAGCTATGA
- a CDS encoding iron dicitrate transport regulator FecR, which yields MNHDETLHARMRPLLAALRDDALTDEQARLLESLLAEHAEARRIYLQYMNQSAGLRGYATDLSFAADGESPEAAIMLSEALLRQRIEAAPPAVSRHSMVLTRWALAASLLLAVALGAALLMQRHDNSAAPSAPTIAEANPSEQTDVDTGPRTIAVLTRAVDAAWAGGDTPTEIGAALKPGMIELTKGLAQIEFYSGATVVLEGPAKFELVSAKRGIVRSGRVRAHVPVPAHGFTLEAADMDVVDLGTEFGLNVDATGHAEVHVFDGEVELHHPRDGAPMSLTTGHGMRLESNGSLTPISIDDHAFMSSARLATLADRDRDQRLATWKLESERIKRDPSVVLYYTFDDQPAWQRTLRDQRENSDGSRDGAIVGCDWSTGRWPGKGALQFKRLSDRVRVSIPGTYESLTLAAWVRFDAFDRWLSSLMLTDSWGPGHPHWHVTWEGEMILGVGGNSRIPSHNYYTAKHLLGSEDLGRWVHLVTVYDAPAGKVTHYLDGRVVSTESITANQPLTMGPTAIGNWSQYNGPADKARTLNGSIDEFIIFSRPLAADEVSRMYEAGKPQ from the coding sequence ATGAATCATGACGAAACATTGCATGCGCGGATGCGCCCGCTTCTCGCCGCGTTGCGCGACGACGCCTTGACCGATGAGCAGGCGCGGCTGCTTGAATCGCTGCTCGCTGAGCATGCCGAGGCGCGGCGGATTTACCTTCAGTACATGAACCAGTCCGCCGGTCTTCGCGGTTACGCCACCGATCTGAGCTTCGCCGCCGACGGCGAATCGCCCGAAGCCGCCATCATGCTCAGCGAAGCGCTGCTGCGTCAGCGCATCGAAGCGGCGCCCCCGGCCGTGTCGAGGCACAGCATGGTGCTCACGCGCTGGGCGCTGGCGGCGAGTTTGCTCTTGGCCGTCGCGCTTGGGGCGGCTTTGCTGATGCAGCGCCATGACAATTCCGCGGCGCCGTCGGCCCCGACGATCGCGGAGGCCAACCCGTCCGAGCAGACGGACGTCGACACCGGCCCGCGGACGATCGCCGTGTTGACCCGGGCGGTCGATGCCGCATGGGCCGGGGGCGACACGCCGACCGAAATCGGGGCGGCGCTCAAACCGGGCATGATCGAATTGACGAAGGGCCTGGCCCAGATCGAGTTCTACAGCGGCGCGACGGTCGTGCTCGAAGGCCCGGCGAAATTCGAGCTTGTCAGCGCCAAGCGCGGCATCGTCCGAAGCGGCCGCGTGCGTGCGCACGTCCCCGTCCCCGCGCACGGTTTCACGCTCGAAGCCGCGGATATGGACGTCGTCGATCTCGGGACGGAGTTTGGACTTAACGTCGATGCGACCGGTCACGCCGAGGTGCATGTCTTCGATGGCGAAGTCGAGCTGCACCACCCCCGCGACGGTGCGCCGATGAGTCTGACCACGGGGCACGGCATGCGCCTTGAATCCAACGGTTCGCTCACGCCGATCTCCATCGACGACCACGCCTTCATGTCCTCCGCCCGGCTCGCCACCCTCGCCGACCGCGATCGCGATCAGCGGCTTGCGACATGGAAGCTCGAAAGCGAACGCATCAAGCGTGATCCCTCCGTCGTGCTCTACTACACCTTCGACGATCAGCCCGCATGGCAGCGCACACTGCGCGATCAGCGCGAAAACTCCGACGGCTCGCGCGACGGCGCGATTGTCGGTTGCGACTGGTCCACCGGCCGCTGGCCCGGCAAGGGCGCGCTTCAGTTCAAACGCCTCAGCGATCGGGTGCGCGTGAGCATTCCCGGCACGTATGAATCGCTGACGCTCGCGGCGTGGGTCCGCTTCGACGCTTTCGACCGCTGGCTCAGTTCGCTGATGCTCACCGATTCGTGGGGCCCCGGGCATCCGCACTGGCACGTCACCTGGGAAGGCGAGATGATTCTCGGCGTCGGCGGTAATTCGAGAATCCCCTCGCACAATTACTACACTGCCAAACATCTGCTCGGCTCCGAAGACCTGGGCCGATGGGTTCACCTCGTGACCGTCTACGACGCGCCCGCCGGCAAAGTCACGCATTACCTCGACGGCCGCGTCGTCTCGACCGAATCCATCACCGCCAACCAACCCCTGACGATGGGCCCGACCGCCATCGGCAACTGGAGCCAGTACAACGGACCCGCCGACAAGGCCCGCACGCTCAACGGCTCCATCGACGAGTTCATCATCTTCTCCCGCCCGCTTGCCGCCGACGAAGTCAGCCGCATGTACGAGGCGGGCAAACCTCAGTAA
- a CDS encoding DUF1553 domain-containing protein, with the protein MLGLTIGCARCHDHKYDPIPSRDYYRFAAVFTTAIRNDIDFSVAPDEDDAAQKAYDARHDAAEKARDDYAAGPMRQALIKWLANPANRAAARGAWLLPTIVSANSSGGATFKPQDDGSLLAEGPNAKDEHYTFVVTTPLKSIAELRIEALTDPSMVKGGPGRASNGNFALSDLKVSVKQLGGDQKPVAVKLTRARATHEQNQTGLSVASSLDDNPKTGWAVDFGGIGKPQAAVFDFEKPITFDDGAELTIEMDFRVNTSHNIGRPRLSVSGTTDAPVAVGDAGPPAEVAAALKQIDEGVTLDTLPDASREVLLAWFAPRDAQWSKLNAAVLECEKSAPKSHNEKIQITSEGLKPVKHHADDRGFPHFYPQTYLLKRGDVNQKTEVVEAGYLQVLERDGLDANHWRIAPPAGARTSYRRASLANWMTDVDHGAGHLAARVIVNRLWQHHLGRGIVATPNDFGVQGDRPTHPQLLEFLASDLIEHGWKLKRLQKLIMTSAVYMQSADSDSQRTQIDPTNLYLWRWSPRRLEAEAIRDTMLSVAGTLNSAMYGQGTLDENMTRRSVYFTIKRSKLIPTMMLFDWPEHLVSIGARASTTIAPQALMFMNSPQARTYATDFAQRVTKMSGDDAIGNAYRLAFNREPSKVERADAQAFINQQIASYQATKKADAPRLAMIDFCQALMGLNEFLYME; encoded by the coding sequence ATGCTCGGGCTCACCATCGGCTGCGCCCGCTGTCACGATCACAAGTACGACCCGATTCCGAGTCGTGATTACTACCGCTTCGCCGCCGTGTTCACGACGGCGATCCGCAACGACATCGATTTCTCCGTCGCGCCCGATGAGGACGACGCGGCTCAGAAGGCGTACGACGCCCGGCACGATGCGGCCGAAAAAGCGCGCGATGATTACGCGGCGGGGCCGATGCGGCAGGCGCTGATCAAGTGGCTCGCCAATCCGGCGAATCGTGCGGCGGCGCGGGGTGCATGGTTGCTTCCGACGATCGTCTCGGCGAATTCGAGCGGCGGGGCGACGTTCAAGCCGCAGGACGACGGGTCGCTGCTGGCCGAGGGTCCGAACGCGAAGGACGAGCATTACACGTTCGTCGTCACCACGCCGCTCAAGTCCATCGCCGAGCTGCGCATCGAAGCGCTGACGGATCCGTCGATGGTCAAGGGCGGACCGGGTCGGGCGAGCAACGGCAACTTCGCGCTGAGCGATCTGAAAGTGAGCGTCAAACAGTTGGGCGGCGATCAGAAGCCCGTGGCGGTGAAGCTGACGCGCGCTCGCGCGACGCATGAGCAGAACCAGACGGGTTTGTCGGTGGCGTCCTCGCTCGACGATAACCCCAAAACCGGTTGGGCGGTGGACTTCGGCGGCATCGGCAAGCCGCAGGCGGCGGTGTTCGACTTCGAGAAGCCGATCACCTTCGACGACGGCGCGGAACTTACCATTGAAATGGACTTCCGCGTGAACACGAGTCACAACATCGGCCGGCCGCGCCTTTCGGTGAGCGGGACGACGGACGCGCCGGTGGCGGTCGGCGATGCGGGGCCGCCCGCGGAGGTGGCGGCGGCGTTGAAGCAGATCGATGAGGGCGTGACGCTGGACACGCTGCCCGATGCCTCGCGCGAGGTGCTGCTTGCGTGGTTCGCGCCGCGCGATGCGCAGTGGTCGAAGCTCAATGCTGCGGTGCTCGAATGCGAAAAGTCCGCCCCAAAGTCGCACAACGAGAAGATTCAGATCACCAGCGAAGGCCTCAAACCGGTCAAACATCATGCCGACGATCGCGGGTTCCCGCACTTTTATCCGCAGACTTACCTGCTGAAGCGCGGCGATGTGAATCAGAAGACGGAAGTGGTCGAGGCGGGCTATTTGCAGGTGCTCGAACGCGACGGGCTGGACGCGAATCACTGGCGCATCGCGCCGCCTGCGGGCGCCCGCACGAGCTATCGGCGCGCGTCGCTGGCGAACTGGATGACGGATGTCGATCACGGCGCGGGACATCTGGCCGCCCGCGTCATCGTCAATCGACTCTGGCAGCATCATCTGGGCCGCGGCATCGTCGCCACGCCCAATGACTTCGGCGTGCAGGGCGATCGGCCGACGCACCCGCAGCTTCTCGAATTTCTGGCGAGCGATCTGATCGAGCACGGCTGGAAACTCAAGCGGCTCCAGAAGCTGATCATGACCAGCGCGGTATACATGCAGAGCGCCGACAGCGATTCGCAGCGCACGCAGATCGATCCGACGAATTTGTACCTTTGGCGATGGTCGCCGCGGCGGCTCGAAGCCGAGGCGATTCGCGACACCATGCTCAGCGTCGCCGGCACACTCAACAGCGCGATGTACGGCCAGGGCACGCTCGACGAGAACATGACCCGGCGCAGCGTGTATTTCACCATCAAGCGCAGCAAGCTGATTCCGACGATGATGCTCTTCGACTGGCCCGAACATCTGGTGAGCATCGGCGCCCGGGCGTCGACGACAATCGCGCCGCAGGCATTGATGTTCATGAACAGCCCGCAGGCGCGGACCTATGCGACGGATTTCGCCCAGCGGGTCACGAAGATGTCGGGCGACGACGCGATCGGCAATGCGTATCGCCTCGCCTTCAATCGCGAGCCATCGAAGGTGGAACGCGCCGATGCACAGGCCTTCATCAATCAGCAGATCGCCTCGTATCAGGCGACGAAGAAGGCGGACGCGCCGCGGTTGGCGATGATCGATTTCTGCCAGGCGCTGATGGGCCTCAACGAATTTCTCTACATGGAGTGA
- a CDS encoding DUF1501 domain-containing protein translates to MNPNERIFSRRQWLARCGAGAGLLGLMSLLNDEGLLSAAQGASLGSRALNPMAPVPSHTTGRAKAVIWIFINGGPSQVDTWDYKPGLEKMDGKDLAGFDKNTGFFAKNVGPLMKSPFKFTPRGQCGKMVSEIFPYLGEHVDKMAFIHSGHTESNNHSPALFMMNTGMPRMGFPCVGSWVTYGLGSVSRDLPGFVVMSDPLGRGLPKGNAANWGAAFLPGVYQGTWLQPTGDPIANLDRPKAMSEAQQRRQLDLIGRLNHAHMNGNESEAELTARIESFELAYRMQSAAPEALDVDSEPAHIKEMYGLNDKKCTHFARQCITARRMVERGVRFVQIYSGGMENQRSWDGHNDIVGNHSQFAGETDQPVAGLLADLEQRGLLDETLVIWAGEFGRLPLSQTGAKPGRDHNPHCFTAWFAGGGVKGGTSYGESDEIGHKAAVDKVSVNDFHATILHLMGMDHTKLTYLYNGRRFRLTDVAGEVIHPILA, encoded by the coding sequence ATGAACCCCAACGAACGAATCTTCTCCCGTCGCCAGTGGCTTGCCCGCTGCGGCGCGGGCGCGGGCCTGCTCGGATTGATGTCGCTCTTGAATGATGAAGGTCTGCTCAGCGCAGCCCAGGGCGCGAGTCTCGGTTCGCGGGCGCTGAACCCGATGGCGCCGGTGCCGTCGCACACGACGGGGCGCGCCAAGGCGGTGATCTGGATATTCATCAACGGCGGGCCCAGCCAGGTCGACACGTGGGACTACAAGCCGGGGCTCGAGAAGATGGACGGCAAGGACCTGGCGGGATTCGACAAAAACACCGGGTTTTTCGCTAAAAACGTCGGCCCGCTGATGAAGTCGCCGTTCAAGTTCACGCCACGCGGGCAGTGCGGCAAAATGGTCAGCGAAATCTTCCCGTACCTCGGCGAGCACGTGGACAAGATGGCGTTCATTCACTCGGGGCACACGGAGTCGAACAACCACAGCCCGGCGCTGTTCATGATGAACACCGGCATGCCGCGCATGGGCTTTCCATGTGTGGGTTCATGGGTGACATACGGGCTGGGCAGCGTGAGCCGGGATCTGCCGGGGTTTGTGGTGATGAGCGATCCGCTCGGCCGCGGGCTGCCCAAGGGCAATGCGGCCAACTGGGGCGCGGCGTTTTTGCCGGGCGTGTATCAGGGCACGTGGCTTCAGCCGACCGGCGATCCGATCGCGAATCTCGATCGGCCCAAGGCGATGAGCGAAGCGCAGCAGCGCAGACAACTGGACCTGATCGGCCGACTCAATCATGCACACATGAACGGCAACGAGAGCGAAGCGGAGTTGACGGCCCGCATCGAGAGTTTTGAACTGGCGTATCGCATGCAGTCAGCGGCGCCGGAGGCGCTGGATGTCGATTCGGAGCCGGCGCACATCAAGGAGATGTACGGCCTGAACGACAAGAAGTGCACGCACTTCGCGCGTCAGTGCATCACGGCGCGGCGCATGGTCGAGCGCGGCGTGCGCTTCGTGCAGATTTATTCGGGGGGCATGGAGAACCAGCGTTCATGGGACGGGCACAACGACATCGTCGGGAACCATTCGCAGTTCGCGGGCGAGACGGATCAACCGGTGGCGGGGTTGCTGGCCGATCTGGAGCAGCGGGGGCTATTGGATGAGACGCTGGTGATCTGGGCGGGCGAGTTCGGGCGTCTGCCTCTGAGCCAGACGGGCGCGAAGCCGGGGCGTGATCATAATCCGCACTGTTTCACCGCCTGGTTCGCCGGCGGCGGCGTCAAGGGGGGCACGAGCTACGGCGAATCCGACGAAATCGGGCACAAGGCGGCGGTCGACAAGGTGTCGGTCAACGACTTTCACGCCACGATTCTGCACCTGATGGGCATGGATCACACGAAGCTGACCTACCTGTACAACGGCCGGCGATTCCGGCTCACGGACGTGGCGGGCGAGGTGATTCACCCGATCCTTGCATAA
- a CDS encoding sigma-70 family RNA polymerase sigma factor: protein MAIDHDVVVRLLLKDRAKLLAFIWSLLRDDHAAEDVYQEISILAIRKRAEIESAAHLLGWLRQAAKYKVIHLKRDAARHATVIDSDVLDLLEDQWSRFDGIEQYELDDALAHCLSGLTPRARQMYAMRYEQGMSGETVAERTKQTVASVYTALSRIHRAVADCMHRQVHGSEAPNV from the coding sequence ATGGCGATTGATCACGATGTTGTTGTTCGGCTGCTTCTGAAGGATCGCGCCAAGCTGCTGGCGTTCATCTGGTCGTTGCTGCGCGACGATCACGCGGCGGAGGACGTCTACCAGGAGATTTCGATTCTGGCGATCCGCAAGCGCGCCGAGATCGAAAGCGCGGCACATCTGCTGGGCTGGCTGCGTCAGGCGGCGAAGTACAAGGTGATACATCTGAAGCGCGATGCGGCCAGGCACGCGACGGTGATCGACAGCGATGTGCTGGACCTTTTGGAGGATCAGTGGAGCCGGTTTGACGGGATTGAGCAGTACGAACTGGATGATGCATTGGCGCATTGTCTGAGCGGGCTGACGCCGCGGGCGCGTCAGATGTACGCCATGCGATACGAGCAGGGCATGAGCGGGGAGACTGTGGCGGAACGGACGAAGCAGACAGTCGCGTCGGTGTACACGGCTTTGAGCCGAATTCATCGCGCGGTGGCGGATTGCATGCACCGGCAGGTGCATGGTTCGGAGGCGCCGAATGTCTGA